A genomic window from Silene latifolia isolate original U9 population chromosome Y, ASM4854445v1, whole genome shotgun sequence includes:
- the LOC141628018 gene encoding uncharacterized protein LOC141628018 has translation MPRSHSSELVPYDSEPEKTFRARRNFWKEVRQAEDLSTLEAAYASFIAENLPFQEDTSTSAAATIMPTLARKSIVADPPIVIKVPFPGRLKNTKVEQQFVKFLEVVKNLQVTVPFTELITQVPSYAKFMKDILTRKKTFNEVETIAFTEECSALLQSKSPPKLKDPGNFSIPCTIGTHVIDRALCDLGASVSVMPYSVCEKLNMGHLKVTNVTLQMADRTVKRPLGVLEDVPVKIGKFFMPVDFIGHLTLEVGDDRVTFNLASTLAKPMIEDTCYVVDIVDESMFDYWTGSLLGDPLEALIALDDFAEDEQVDYETMKASLKGRVFTIEKGETVNAIMETSYAVEVKKPELKPLPSNLKYVFLDNHEQYLVIVSSKLDDSQLTDLLGVLRKNKKAMGYSLDDLIGISPYFCMHRINLEEGHKPRAQVYRCIEVNLVLNWEKYHFMVNEGVILGHLVSDKGIQVDRAKVLKQALIIAPIIQAPNWELPFEIICDASDYAVGAVFGQRKDKALSAIYYASRTLDETQVNYATTEKEMLAVVYALEKFRSYLLGSKVIVFTDHTALRQLLVKKDAKPRLLRWILLIQEFDLEI, from the exons atgcccaggtctcacAGTTCCGAACTCGTACCATACGATTCTGAACCAGAAAAGACATTTCGAGCTAGACGAAATTTTTGGAAGGAAGTTCGCCAAGCAGAAGACTTGAGTACGCTTGAAGCCGCTTACGCTAGTTTTATTGCAGAAAATCTGCCTTTTCAAGAAGACACTTCTACTTCTGCAGCTGCAACAATCATGCCTACATTAGCAA GGAAGAGTATAGTTGCTGACCCGCCAATTGTTATCAAGGTTCCTTTTCCAGGGCGCCTAAAGAACACAAAAGTCGAGCAACAATTCGTTAAATTCCTGGAGGTCGTCAAAAACCTTCAGGTAACTGTACCTTTTACCgaactaattacccaggtaccctcttatgctaagtttatgaaggacaTCTTGACCCGTAAGAAGACCTTTAACGAGGTAGAGACCATTGCTTTTacagaagagtgtagtgcactcctaCAAAGCAAGTCTCCTCCAAAATTGAAGGATCCTGGTAATTTTTCAATTCCTTGTACTATAGGCACTCATGTAATAGATAGAGCTTTATGTGATTtgggtgccagtgtcagtgtcatgccctattcggTTTGCGAGAAACTGAATATGGGGCATCTTAAAGTTACCAATGTTACCCTACAAATGGCTGACCGAACAGTTAAGCGACCTCTAGGTGTATTAGAGGATGTCCCTGTTAAGATAGGCAAATTCTTTATGCCTGTTGATTTCATT GGACATTTGACTCTCGAGGTAGGGGATGATAGGGTTACTTTTAATTTGGCTAGCACGCTGGCTAAGCctatgatagaggatacatgttatgtTGTAGATATTGTAGATGAATCTATGTTTGATTATTGGACGGGATCCCTCCTTGGGGACCCGTTAGAAGCTTTGATAGCTCTTGATGATTTTGCAGAAGATGAGCAGGTTGATTACGAGACAATGAAAGCTTCTCTGAAAGGTAGGGTGTTCACTATTGAGAAAGGTGAGACGGTAAATGCGATAATGGAGACCTCCTATGCTGTTGAGGTAAAGAAACCGGAGCTCAAACCTCTTCCCTCCAACCTTAAGTATGTCTTTCTCGATAACCATGAACAGTATCTAGTTATCGTTAGTTCCAAGCTTGATGATAGCCAACTCACCGATTTGTTGGGTGTTCTGAGAAAGAATAAGAAGGCTATGGGATACAGTTTAGATGACTTGATAGGTATTAGTCCATATTTCTGTATGCATCGGATTAACCTGGAGGAAGGCCATAAGCCTCGTGCACAAGTTTAC agatgtattgaggttaatctggtGTTGAACTGGGAAAAGTAccattttatggtcaacgagggagttatcCTTGGTCACTTAGTTTCTGATAAGGGTATACAGGTTGACAGagcaaaagt gttaaagcaagcCTTGATCATAGCACCGATTATTCAAGCTCCAAATTGGGAGCTGCCATTCGAGATAATATGTGATGCCAGTGATTATGCAGTCGGCGCGGTGTtcggccaaaggaaagacaaggcTTTGAGTGCTATTTACTATGCTAGCCGAACATTGGATGAGACTCAGGTTAATTATGCTACTACTGAGAAGGAGATGCTGGCTGTAGTATATGCACTAGAGAAGTTTAGGTCCTATCTTCTCGGGTCCAAGGTGATTGTTTTTACCGATCACACTGCTTTGAGGCAGCTTCTTGTTAAGAAGGACGCCAAGCCGCgactactgagatggatactcctaattcaagagtttgatttggagatttgA